One region of Sulfurisphaera ohwakuensis genomic DNA includes:
- a CDS encoding type II toxin-antitoxin system VapC family toxin — MKGENWDKIIEYIPNGITLDISYYEVLNVISSAKKKKIIDKEKSKILYDAVNELMKSMKVYSSYNYLKEGFEISNEYNISLYDGLFLALALSHNAELLTFSRNQIKVATKLGITYNKDLLMNHEY, encoded by the coding sequence ATGAAAGGTGAAAATTGGGATAAAATAATTGAATATATTCCTAACGGAATTACTTTAGATATTTCTTACTATGAGGTCCTAAACGTGATATCATCAGCTAAAAAGAAGAAAATAATAGATAAGGAGAAAAGTAAGATATTATATGACGCAGTAAACGAACTTATGAAATCTATGAAAGTTTATAGTTCGTATAACTACTTAAAAGAAGGTTTCGAAATTTCTAATGAGTATAACATATCGCTTTACGATGGATTATTTTTAGCCTTAGCTTTGTCTCATAATGCAGAGCTATTAACGTTTTCAAGAAATCAAATAAAAGTTGCAACTAAACTCGGAATAACATATAACAAGGATCTATTAATGAATCATGAGTACTAA
- a CDS encoding VapB-type antitoxin, with product MRLPKELKEKMEKYEVDWDQLIKDFIEKKVEELERENHAKKAKELLSSIDLSTNGFAIKEVRKHREGN from the coding sequence GTGAGGTTACCTAAAGAGCTTAAGGAGAAGATGGAAAAATACGAGGTTGATTGGGACCAGTTAATCAAAGATTTCATAGAAAAGAAGGTTGAAGAATTAGAAAGAGAAAATCACGCTAAAAAGGCAAAAGAGTTACTAAGTTCCATAGATCTTTCAACTAACGGTTTTGCTATAAAAGAGGTGAGGAAACATAGAGAAGGTAATTGA
- a CDS encoding ABC transporter ATP-binding protein has translation MSKDELIIIENLKKIYKIKNVEFPALRGINLKIYNGEFLGIAGPSGSGKTTLLDMIGLLDSPTEGKIIIDKKDVTKFDEDKRAIFRRKNIGFVFQSYNLISYLTVLENVELALAAAGYPVSKRKAKAEEILSMIPGMLELKNKKPNELSAGQQQRVAIARALANDPKILIADEPTANLDSKTGEAIVELLRKLNEEKGVTIVMATHDPMMMKYVDRIVYIRDGLIEKEVIQK, from the coding sequence ATGAGTAAAGATGAATTAATAATAATTGAGAACCTAAAGAAAATTTATAAAATAAAAAACGTAGAGTTTCCAGCCTTACGTGGTATTAATCTAAAGATTTATAATGGAGAATTTTTGGGTATAGCCGGACCTTCTGGATCCGGTAAAACAACACTACTAGATATGATAGGATTATTAGATTCGCCTACAGAAGGAAAGATCATAATAGATAAAAAAGATGTCACTAAATTCGACGAGGATAAAAGAGCTATCTTCAGAAGGAAAAATATTGGTTTTGTTTTTCAGTCTTACAATTTAATCTCATACTTAACCGTTTTAGAAAACGTTGAACTAGCACTAGCTGCCGCTGGATATCCAGTTAGTAAAAGAAAAGCAAAGGCTGAGGAAATATTATCCATGATACCGGGAATGCTTGAACTTAAAAATAAAAAACCAAATGAACTTTCAGCTGGGCAACAACAAAGAGTGGCTATAGCTAGAGCTTTAGCTAATGATCCCAAAATATTAATAGCGGATGAGCCTACAGCGAACCTCGATTCTAAAACTGGAGAGGCAATTGTTGAATTGCTCAGAAAACTAAATGAGGAGAAAGGTGTTACAATAGTAATGGCAACTCATGATCCTATGATGATGAAGTACGTAGATAGAATCGTATACATAAGAGACGGGCTTATCGAAAAAGAGGTGATTCAAAAATGA
- a CDS encoding CARDB domain-containing protein, whose translation MNRLGLLLILFLLISPLLSLALPTTSANFSVTAQWEVTPPYNIAPGETLVPAQVTLTYNGEFTLYNVIIKPYNFPAISPFTSNTTYEISKIEPGQQLSLVFLVNISPSIPLGVYNFYISIYNSSIVFPDCVVSAQLPVLGYVNLYATAQTSGILFPGERDVPIDITIYDTGSVSATDVTLFLNSSYPIQFVTKEVKVPEISTTTPTTVQVLANVYSNATVGTYQLKLTALVFGTLYKSLNVSVSINSNQTVEGKLLNPSVIDNIGSYQDNVPINLQLEYIGPVEINSYSIIITLPQGFTNESGGDEIIINGGSVQPNEIIPLTFSVNTKNINLTSYTFPIKIIWNAVEGEGETVSVVQYTSFTLIAMGNNEIQITPLTSILYSNSINNVTILLTNQGSGNIYNVTLSVSSPQASVLSYKTQIPEIKAGQSVAIPIELFVPETLQGNSLSITISLNYLNSVYEESQYSQELGFYVASKNYVPILISLNPPILSPGEFQSAQLILQNTLNTTLYNVSISLSSQGIYLNNTVFEIHTISPHRNYTVPIELFSSSPGTYTLTVSVSYFDSLVQNSEELNIPIYFSQLNAPSVPILLRLNYTVLTSDILQNAKLLITNTLNEPIYNITISLSPQGEIYVNNTIITIPELKPLETLSIPIQVYVGTTGIVSISSSMSYYISGQQKESEELINSLAAGSIDLVVTSVTTLNLGTIVSVTGTIYNFGTGSANGLIVIAEPTRGLEVVGQNTYYVGNLGPDTSSTFTFAFRILNVTAFNRTAFNGFSDPFSFTRNFANFTGRVFLVPIEFVYTNDIGQVIHTYSNITIHVTNSSETFTFHSTNTHGKFFTFIGILIVVVIVIVIVVLLLRRRRKE comes from the coding sequence ATGAATAGATTAGGGTTACTTTTAATTTTATTCTTGTTAATCTCACCATTACTTTCTTTAGCTTTACCCACTACTTCAGCTAACTTCTCTGTTACGGCCCAATGGGAAGTTACACCTCCATATAACATAGCACCGGGAGAAACTTTAGTACCTGCACAAGTCACGTTAACGTATAATGGAGAGTTTACCTTATATAATGTTATAATTAAACCTTATAATTTTCCAGCCATATCACCATTTACTTCAAATACAACTTATGAAATTAGCAAAATTGAACCCGGACAACAGTTAAGCTTAGTATTTCTGGTCAATATATCTCCCTCAATACCTCTGGGAGTATATAATTTCTACATTTCAATATATAACTCAAGCATTGTATTTCCAGATTGCGTAGTTTCAGCCCAACTACCCGTTTTAGGATATGTGAACCTATATGCTACAGCCCAAACATCCGGTATTTTATTCCCTGGAGAACGAGATGTACCAATTGACATAACAATTTATGATACTGGTAGTGTATCGGCAACTGATGTGACTTTATTCTTAAACTCTTCTTACCCTATACAATTTGTGACTAAGGAGGTTAAAGTTCCTGAGATTTCCACAACCACACCAACCACAGTTCAGGTATTAGCTAATGTTTATAGTAACGCGACAGTAGGAACATATCAGTTAAAGCTAACTGCGTTAGTATTCGGAACTCTATACAAATCCTTAAATGTAAGTGTTTCAATTAACAGTAATCAAACCGTTGAAGGTAAACTGTTAAATCCAAGCGTAATAGATAATATAGGTTCCTATCAAGATAATGTACCAATAAACCTTCAGCTAGAGTATATCGGGCCTGTTGAGATAAACAGTTACTCAATAATTATAACCTTACCACAAGGTTTTACTAATGAAAGTGGAGGAGATGAGATAATTATTAATGGAGGAAGCGTTCAACCAAATGAAATTATACCTCTAACCTTCTCTGTGAATACTAAAAACATTAATTTAACATCGTATACTTTTCCCATTAAAATCATCTGGAACGCTGTTGAAGGAGAAGGAGAAACTGTTAGTGTAGTACAATATACTTCATTTACATTAATTGCCATGGGAAATAATGAAATTCAAATTACACCTCTAACCTCTATCTTATACTCTAACAGCATAAATAACGTTACTATCTTACTCACTAATCAAGGTAGTGGAAATATTTATAACGTAACTTTATCAGTTTCTTCTCCTCAAGCATCAGTCCTAAGTTACAAAACTCAAATTCCAGAAATAAAAGCCGGGCAAAGTGTAGCGATACCAATTGAATTATTTGTACCAGAGACACTTCAAGGGAATTCACTCTCTATAACAATTTCATTAAACTACTTGAATAGTGTATATGAAGAGTCACAATACTCTCAAGAATTAGGATTTTACGTAGCAAGTAAGAATTACGTACCAATCTTAATATCTTTAAACCCACCAATTTTATCACCGGGAGAATTCCAAAGCGCACAATTAATTCTACAAAACACATTAAATACAACCTTATATAATGTGAGTATATCCTTATCTTCTCAAGGTATATACTTAAATAATACAGTATTTGAAATCCATACAATTAGTCCACACAGAAATTACACAGTTCCAATAGAGCTCTTCTCATCTTCCCCCGGTACATATACATTAACAGTAAGTGTGTCATACTTTGATTCGCTTGTTCAAAATTCAGAAGAATTGAACATACCAATTTATTTCAGTCAACTTAATGCTCCATCAGTTCCAATTTTGCTTAGATTAAACTATACCGTTCTAACATCTGATATATTGCAAAACGCTAAATTACTTATAACGAACACACTTAACGAACCTATTTATAACATTACCATTTCCCTTTCACCTCAAGGAGAAATTTATGTAAACAATACTATTATAACAATTCCAGAATTAAAACCATTAGAAACACTTTCTATTCCAATACAAGTATATGTAGGAACTACAGGAATTGTAAGCATAAGCTCGAGTATGTCTTATTATATATCTGGACAGCAAAAAGAATCTGAAGAACTAATAAACTCACTTGCAGCAGGATCAATAGATCTTGTAGTAACTAGTGTAACGACACTTAATTTAGGTACAATTGTATCAGTAACTGGAACAATTTATAACTTTGGAACTGGCAGCGCTAACGGTTTAATTGTTATTGCAGAGCCAACAAGAGGATTAGAAGTCGTAGGACAAAATACTTATTATGTAGGTAATTTAGGGCCAGATACATCATCAACATTTACCTTTGCATTTAGAATACTTAATGTTACTGCATTTAACAGAACAGCATTTAATGGTTTTTCAGACCCATTTAGCTTTACTAGAAACTTTGCTAACTTTACTGGAAGAGTATTTCTGGTACCAATTGAATTCGTTTACACTAATGATATTGGTCAAGTGATTCACACATATTCAAACATTACAATTCACGTTACAAATTCGTCAGAAACTTTTACTTTTCATAGTACAAATACTCATGGTAAGTTCTTTACATTTATAGGAATACTTATAGTAGTAGTTATAGTGATAGTCATCGTAGTATTATTGCTAAGGAGGAGGAGAAAAGAATGA
- a CDS encoding MFS transporter, producing the protein MDKENFLLILSSSLNGVIWGANTIIIALYFKSLGLSPLLIGEILSGSIIISTFLSLLWGVLGDAYGRKKFFFVSRGLSTLSYFLLLFTPFAYLFTNQGYGLIASIIAEKSKDLDKDMAYRTSLNTLFSIIGSLLPVVLNYREIIISDFIIMVTTTLMLIPVRENYKGTRIISLKISSFKFLGKLSTEAIIGLGAGILLPMMSLWFNLKFGVSASSLSPIYALSEFSLAIGLLFSPYLGRLMGRIRAIFITHLIAIFILFLIPFSSDILIAGSLYVLRNTMMNLSSPLMSAFVMKAVREEERGRVNSMLQLLDAIPRSVGPSFTGYLFELGNLSVPFFITGTLYLIATLLFYYFFKDVKI; encoded by the coding sequence ATGGATAAAGAGAATTTTTTATTAATTTTATCTTCCTCACTTAATGGTGTTATATGGGGAGCGAATACAATAATAATTGCATTGTACTTCAAATCCCTCGGCTTATCACCATTATTAATTGGTGAAATATTAAGTGGCTCAATTATTATTAGCACCTTTTTATCCTTATTATGGGGAGTTCTCGGTGATGCATACGGAAGGAAAAAGTTCTTCTTTGTTTCTAGGGGGTTAAGCACACTCTCTTACTTTCTTCTCCTCTTTACTCCTTTTGCGTATCTCTTTACAAATCAAGGTTATGGATTAATTGCTTCAATAATTGCTGAAAAATCAAAAGACCTCGATAAAGATATGGCATATAGAACATCTCTTAATACTCTTTTTTCTATTATTGGATCATTGCTTCCCGTTGTTTTAAATTATAGGGAAATAATTATTTCTGACTTTATAATTATGGTAACAACAACACTTATGTTAATCCCAGTGAGAGAAAATTACAAAGGGACCAGAATTATTTCATTAAAGATTTCTTCATTTAAATTTCTTGGAAAACTATCAACTGAAGCGATAATAGGGTTAGGGGCAGGAATTCTATTACCTATGATGTCCTTATGGTTTAATTTAAAGTTTGGGGTTTCAGCATCTTCTCTTTCTCCAATATATGCTCTCTCAGAATTCTCATTAGCAATAGGTCTTCTTTTCTCCCCATATCTAGGTAGACTGATGGGGAGAATAAGGGCAATTTTCATCACTCACTTAATAGCCATATTCATTTTATTTCTGATACCTTTCTCTTCAGACATTCTAATTGCTGGATCACTCTACGTATTAAGAAACACAATGATGAATTTAAGTTCACCATTAATGAGTGCCTTCGTCATGAAAGCTGTTAGAGAAGAAGAAAGAGGTAGGGTTAATAGTATGTTACAACTATTAGATGCTATTCCTCGTTCAGTAGGACCTAGTTTTACTGGTTACTTATTTGAATTAGGCAACCTCTCCGTACCTTTCTTTATAACTGGAACTCTTTATTTAATAGCAACTTTGTTATTTTATTATTTTTTCAAGGATGTAAAAATATAA
- a CDS encoding transposase: MRKRTWILGFVMIKEGMSKGEIVKQLLEQAEEIVKINMIVLDAGFYTLDVLNLLLKYKFVLAVPVGTVHVKEELDKIYTTSSKRHKRDEQVTFRLVTIKAKVKSKGHGKEEKLLGYATNLDLSPKSIRRIYNVIRSPIETSYRVIKSFLPFTSSTKYSFRFLVISLAILLYSLLISQGITRSEFSLSLESELNNYLNTDIFLFILIILFTLISNYYMADEF, translated from the coding sequence GTGAGAAAAAGAACTTGGATACTAGGCTTCGTAATGATAAAAGAAGGGATGAGCAAGGGAGAGATTGTAAAACAACTCTTAGAGCAAGCTGAGGAAATAGTGAAGATTAACATGATTGTACTTGATGCAGGGTTCTACACCCTGGACGTACTTAACTTACTTTTAAAGTACAAGTTTGTTTTGGCAGTACCCGTTGGAACTGTTCACGTGAAGGAGGAATTGGATAAGATTTATACTACTAGCTCGAAGAGGCATAAGAGGGATGAGCAGGTAACATTCAGACTTGTGACAATTAAGGCTAAGGTTAAGAGCAAGGGGCATGGGAAGGAGGAGAAGCTCTTGGGTTATGCTACTAACTTAGATTTATCTCCTAAGTCAATTAGGAGGATTTATAATGTTATAAGGTCTCCAATAGAGACTTCCTATAGGGTTATAAAATCATTCTTACCCTTTACTAGTTCAACTAAGTATTCCTTCAGATTTCTTGTAATTTCACTGGCGATACTCCTTTACTCACTCCTTATTTCCCAAGGTATAACAAGGAGTGAGTTCTCCCTCTCCTTGGAGTCTGAGTTGAACAACTATTTAAATACAGATATATTCTTGTTTATTCTTATAATTCTGTTTACTCTTATATCAAATTATTATATGGCTGATGAGTTTTGA
- a CDS encoding nuclear transport factor 2 family protein — translation MNSERTEKFDCEKFIEKFMKVWNDYNIDNILALYSDDAIYIHPGEEPKIIKGKDNFRKYLEKLFATYPYHKLFLVSFACNNKIIMIEWKVTSIFSGSRYNITNNGTKVDSEGVDVLELGEDNLIRMTRTYYDICSIKEQLIKRGG, via the coding sequence ATGAACTCTGAAAGAACTGAGAAATTCGATTGTGAAAAATTTATTGAGAAATTTATGAAAGTGTGGAATGATTATAATATTGATAATATATTAGCACTTTATTCAGATGATGCTATTTATATTCATCCCGGAGAGGAACCGAAGATAATTAAGGGAAAAGATAATTTCAGAAAATATTTAGAAAAATTATTTGCTACATATCCTTATCATAAACTGTTTCTGGTATCATTTGCATGCAACAATAAGATTATAATGATAGAGTGGAAAGTTACTTCAATCTTTTCCGGCTCTAGATACAATATAACGAACAATGGTACTAAGGTCGATTCTGAAGGAGTCGATGTATTAGAACTTGGAGAAGATAATTTAATAAGAATGACGAGAACCTACTACGATATCTGTTCAATAAAAGAACAGCTTATTAAAAGAGGTGGATAA
- a CDS encoding nucleotidyltransferase domain-containing protein — protein MSSEWWSRRKEILAHAREYVKEIKRICVEEIDKNCRVILFGSVARGKYRVDSDIDVLIITELADDVWKRAEIAVKIHNRLGFSDPLELHIVTPKIYNEWYKRFIDVYEEF, from the coding sequence ATGAGCTCGGAGTGGTGGAGTAGAAGAAAGGAGATATTAGCTCATGCTAGAGAGTATGTTAAAGAAATAAAGCGAATATGTGTCGAGGAGATAGATAAGAATTGTAGAGTTATTCTTTTTGGGTCTGTAGCAAGAGGCAAGTACAGAGTAGATAGTGATATAGATGTTCTAATAATTACTGAACTTGCCGATGACGTATGGAAGAGGGCCGAAATAGCTGTGAAAATCCATAATAGATTAGGGTTTAGTGACCCTTTGGAGCTTCACATAGTTACTCCAAAAATTTATAATGAGTGGTATAAGAGGTTTATAGACGTTTATGAGGAGTTTTAA
- a CDS encoding MFS transporter — translation MDNTKKEVMITSVIGSAASLEGAMITAAIPYISSQLSVSYLDSSLFLTLFAVISSLLFVPFYLVGEKRGIKKLLFLGALIFSLSGIAILVTNSFPIALVLRSLQGLGASMMYPAQLAYASSYKGSEGRNIGFNYSMLALAYIIGVPLGYALGKIDWKYLFLLPSLMVFTSLFLTSHLSDLKGNFGNPRSAVGPMLLFNGVLISVYSFYIGVVTALAGLYSLSKWSLEKRFLKPLVAGFLHSLSRYAVVEFLVLSYTQLFHVESLLAIILVLLFPLPMALISAPLGKVIGERSRTIAILGFSIMLLSWLLLFNKVIGTVILGIGTGIATVSNTVYTMQNLGLKDRVVGSAIKSLEGVVGISVGPTIAITLFNFKIGVELAVFILNAVAILLLLV, via the coding sequence GTGGATAACACGAAGAAAGAAGTAATGATAACATCAGTTATAGGTTCAGCTGCGTCCTTAGAAGGTGCTATGATAACAGCAGCTATCCCGTACATTTCCTCTCAACTGAGCGTAAGTTATCTTGACTCTTCGCTATTTCTTACGCTTTTCGCCGTTATTTCTTCCCTCCTTTTCGTCCCGTTCTACCTTGTTGGGGAAAAGAGGGGAATTAAGAAATTACTTTTTTTAGGTGCACTCATCTTTTCCCTATCCGGTATAGCAATCCTCGTAACGAACTCCTTCCCCATAGCCCTTGTTCTACGGTCTTTACAAGGTCTCGGTGCGTCCATGATGTACCCAGCACAACTTGCATATGCTTCCTCCTACAAAGGAAGTGAAGGTAGGAACATAGGTTTCAACTACTCCATGTTAGCCTTAGCTTACATTATCGGAGTCCCATTAGGCTATGCTCTCGGCAAGATCGACTGGAAGTACTTGTTCCTCCTGCCGTCTTTAATGGTGTTTACATCACTCTTTTTAACGTCACATCTGTCAGACCTCAAAGGGAATTTCGGAAACCCAAGGTCAGCAGTAGGGCCTATGCTACTATTCAATGGAGTCTTAATATCAGTCTATTCTTTTTACATAGGAGTAGTAACAGCTTTAGCAGGTCTGTATTCACTAAGTAAATGGAGCTTAGAGAAGAGGTTTCTTAAACCATTAGTTGCAGGTTTCTTGCACTCCCTCTCTAGATATGCAGTTGTGGAATTTCTAGTCTTAAGCTACACTCAACTTTTCCACGTAGAATCTCTTCTCGCTATAATACTAGTGCTACTCTTCCCATTACCAATGGCGCTTATATCGGCACCGCTGGGAAAAGTAATTGGAGAAAGAAGTAGGACTATTGCAATATTGGGTTTCTCCATAATGTTACTAAGTTGGTTATTGCTCTTTAACAAAGTGATTGGAACGGTAATATTAGGTATAGGGACTGGAATAGCTACAGTGTCTAACACTGTCTACACTATGCAAAACTTAGGTCTAAAAGATAGGGTGGTAGGGTCTGCGATTAAGTCTCTCGAAGGTGTTGTGGGGATTTCAGTGGGACCTACAATTGCGATAACGCTATTTAACTTTAAAATAGGTGTTGAGCTGGCTGTATTCATTCTTAACGCAGTTGCCATACTGTTATTGCTAGTGTAA
- a CDS encoding HEPN domain-containing protein encodes MAEHLKRNALDFFAEAEYDIRNGKYNLAMFHLEQSLQLALKYILFQLKGSFEKTHDIITLLDEVIELTRNEKLKKIRNDEASTLEVIRESYITSRYFPFYVDRLVVERAFNITKVILNELGVVE; translated from the coding sequence GTGGCTGAACACCTGAAAAGAAATGCATTGGACTTTTTCGCTGAAGCAGAGTACGATATTAGAAACGGAAAATATAATTTGGCAATGTTTCACCTAGAACAATCACTCCAATTGGCACTTAAGTATATTTTATTTCAACTTAAAGGGAGTTTCGAGAAAACTCACGATATTATTACCTTACTCGATGAAGTTATAGAATTAACGAGAAATGAGAAATTGAAGAAAATACGCAATGATGAGGCGAGTACGTTAGAGGTAATTAGAGAGTCGTATATAACATCTCGGTACTTTCCTTTTTATGTAGATCGACTAGTAGTTGAAAGAGCATTTAATATAACCAAAGTGATCTTAAATGAGCTCGGAGTGGTGGAGTAG
- a CDS encoding DUF4322 domain-containing protein: MVEKEVIRVTRGKNLAEVVKEVISILDFNGDKGEEVGKTLLLASLRNESVEGTAKNFNLSGQTVRLHAQREGEEIGEKLLQRAREEAMKLKGLTVNISIAVVLL, encoded by the coding sequence ATGGTAGAGAAAGAGGTAATACGAGTTACACGCGGTAAAAACCTGGCAGAAGTAGTTAAAGAAGTTATTTCAATCTTGGACTTTAATGGAGATAAGGGAGAAGAAGTGGGAAAAACACTATTACTAGCATCACTTAGAAACGAATCAGTAGAGGGTACTGCTAAGAACTTCAACCTCTCGGGGCAAACAGTTAGATTACACGCGCAAAGGGAAGGGGAAGAAATTGGAGAGAAACTACTACAAAGGGCAAGAGAGGAAGCAATGAAACTAAAAGGGCTAACAGTAAACATCTCAATAGCAGTTGTTCTACTTTAA
- a CDS encoding protein kinase domain-containing protein, producing the protein MKIINKKLFYSSIANLFLILIFSIGFHKELLGLISIPFSILSSTNRKYLKIALVLAFLSSILEFPAIEYPVVLLLSFVVLFNFFVGTLIVSITDLVFLLTFLGYEIVRVPLNSFLLIPLATTSAYIGFLCIRALKGLDYNVITFKVQGLPSGTTWYLTFNNGTYPVSGEYTEIIADKGTWIICPIKVGNQYYVPDRYVGESVGGDIINIKFSKVTSIDPIKYPECIITFVGRNIPTDIVLRVDGKKYSGKEVTIFPSTVSVNWIAEDIVIGDLLFEPKVKSGMASRGQRVEIEFEPRLMRKKSQFDVYNWDPMNWIGENVYGYKISEIIGEGGGSYVLKGEKDNKFYAIKVLKVQPAKSQTVALRDFIDLFKESNSLIELSNHEGLVKLFGIFIDINQIGSIMRGDGETYLRYPPSIVMEFMEGGTVKDLLKFYYTDKKWYDLVRIILLRVSLALSHIHKSGYVHLDIKPQNIFFSEKLPNNISDILSFLSMKPQIVKLGDLGSTTKIGGKIMQITPEYSSPKQIENAILGLGATTDMDIFSFGILAYHLLTGGKVSPTAKLIDEAIELYNNNRLKDSLLKIDEAKKVLENWNIDLPSDVPSPLEEIVKGCIKGKINSMEEVIKKLT; encoded by the coding sequence ATGAAAATAATTAACAAGAAGCTTTTTTATTCTTCAATAGCGAACCTCTTTCTCATTCTCATCTTTAGCATAGGTTTCCATAAAGAATTGCTCGGATTAATCTCAATCCCTTTCTCAATTCTTTCCTCTACTAATAGAAAATATCTTAAAATTGCCCTTGTATTAGCCTTTCTATCTAGCATTTTAGAGTTTCCAGCGATAGAGTACCCAGTGGTGTTACTGCTATCATTCGTAGTGTTGTTTAATTTCTTCGTAGGTACTCTTATAGTTTCAATTACTGATCTTGTATTTCTGTTAACCTTCTTAGGTTACGAAATAGTTAGAGTGCCATTAAATTCATTCCTTTTAATTCCTTTAGCAACAACTTCAGCTTATATTGGTTTTCTATGTATAAGAGCCTTGAAAGGTTTAGATTATAATGTTATCACATTTAAAGTCCAAGGACTTCCCAGCGGTACTACTTGGTATCTGACATTTAATAACGGCACATATCCTGTAAGCGGGGAGTATACAGAGATTATTGCAGATAAGGGAACATGGATAATTTGCCCAATAAAGGTTGGAAACCAATACTACGTCCCAGATAGATATGTAGGTGAGTCTGTAGGTGGTGATATAATAAACATAAAATTTTCTAAGGTAACGTCTATAGACCCTATTAAATACCCGGAATGCATAATTACTTTTGTTGGAAGAAACATACCAACTGATATTGTACTGAGAGTAGACGGTAAGAAATACTCTGGAAAAGAGGTAACAATTTTCCCCTCAACAGTTAGTGTAAATTGGATTGCAGAAGATATAGTCATTGGTGATCTACTGTTTGAACCAAAGGTTAAATCTGGGATGGCAAGTAGAGGACAAAGAGTGGAAATAGAATTTGAACCTAGATTAATGAGGAAAAAAAGTCAATTTGACGTTTACAACTGGGATCCTATGAATTGGATTGGAGAGAACGTATACGGTTATAAAATTTCAGAAATTATAGGTGAAGGAGGCGGTAGCTACGTTTTAAAGGGAGAAAAAGATAACAAGTTTTATGCAATAAAAGTTCTAAAAGTACAGCCAGCAAAATCCCAAACGGTAGCCCTTAGGGACTTCATCGATTTATTTAAAGAGTCAAACAGCCTTATTGAACTTAGTAACCATGAGGGTTTAGTTAAATTATTCGGTATTTTTATAGATATTAATCAAATAGGAAGCATAATGCGTGGAGACGGTGAAACGTATTTACGATATCCACCTTCTATTGTTATGGAATTTATGGAAGGTGGTACGGTTAAAGATCTTTTGAAGTTTTATTACACTGATAAAAAGTGGTATGATTTAGTTAGAATTATCCTTCTTAGAGTTTCCTTAGCATTATCTCATATCCATAAATCTGGATATGTACACCTAGATATAAAACCACAGAACATATTCTTTTCTGAAAAATTACCTAACAATATTTCTGATATTCTATCTTTCCTTTCAATGAAACCACAAATAGTAAAATTGGGTGATTTGGGTTCAACAACAAAAATTGGTGGAAAAATTATGCAAATTACCCCAGAATATAGTTCACCTAAACAGATAGAAAATGCAATTTTAGGTTTAGGGGCAACAACTGATATGGATATTTTCTCCTTTGGAATACTTGCATATCATTTACTTACAGGAGGTAAAGTAAGTCCTACAGCAAAACTAATTGATGAGGCAATTGAGTTATATAATAATAATAGGTTAAAGGACTCACTGTTAAAAATTGATGAGGCAAAGAAAGTTTTAGAGAATTGGAACATAGATTTGCCTTCTGATGTACCATCACCCTTAGAAGAGATCGTTAAAGGTTGCATAAAAGGAAAAATAAATAGTATGGAGGAAGTAATTAAAAAACTCACCTAG